One region of Babylonia areolata isolate BAREFJ2019XMU chromosome 29, ASM4173473v1, whole genome shotgun sequence genomic DNA includes:
- the LOC143274787 gene encoding uncharacterized protein LOC143274787, which translates to MRDEKDAVHIGHVFDRWHAIGVTKGFSSDTDIANFLVQCYEVGQHGGCCARCHSPLTLFCSHCSQLSTSPPPLFATNPPASTPSTTSSSLVPAAASNKHLDEERSRGDSASNADTPEETADKIFTSGVDGSVGDERTEIVTALLSSVDVTEENGNENRRGSHDGGDDDGDAKWTNTDRTKEESCQPARGQHSTTVRTGPQVETSSSQHFRCQLPSEVFPEPGPLTLNDPLSLSLMQEHSTDSTPQCDMGTASVLHSQVLEQHSLTHRDQQQGPLQFQQASEIPPTNFTEQSFREQVENRTVSQGTTELQSCSRNSVESQHMHKESNDRNMLNEDTVTLKDVSGKIKSQEENQNIYDGDSDIEPESEECWPSDGEQSVHSVSANTGGQEGGSVRGDSVRSEEVSEVPGQKCPENAGDQTGTIAPSVSHPDLPPTDCSCQLCGHCFPRLQDLLSHDCSHRLVDRPTSCAVCCKTFSSTSLLERHRCEKDGKEKETDPGLQSHADDDFSTPVEVVQRVRNRYMGRKSRKLTSLEKTPSDATTRPQFQCDICRTDCCTGEELRRHKAAKHKEGRQFQCGQCGKVLCTMQTLLAHQRTHTGDKPYPCPQCPSTFRSGSNLRAHLRTHTGHTPYLCPQCGRSFKEITHLKRHLVSHSGERPHQCQQCGKAYVHATSLKEHLLSHSTNPRTWVCHQCGKAFINSKRLKVHLKTHNEEAKPPSKTGRRYTCQTCGATYQQASSLSRHKKQHEQGASNPYACSECGKTFRDKYELKKHGALHRRHLPTHGGLKTPKCPQCCRGFADFKSLQHHLQEGQCQSKAYTCPQCSRTFFTSRTLRQHLQCHSSNHNVSTSPPEKSHVCAQCGAAYLRASSLIRHQRLHEPRQEQSPRYQCPQCDRLFGDSSHLKRHLLSHNGEKPYVCASCGKAYADSHTLKDHMQLHTGVRSFVCEVCGKAFFSAKRLKEHARCHSDQRPYQCSQCSAAYKHLSGLISHRRLHSGQRPFSCEQCSKTFKDYSCYRRHQLTHSAHKPHVCPHCGKAYKDLKNLRHHQTQLHGTFT; encoded by the exons ATGAGAGATGAGAAAGATGCTGTTCATATTGGTCATGTGTTTGATCGTTGGCATGCCATCGGGGTCACAAAGGGTTTCTCTTCAGACACAGACATCGCCAACTTCTTGGTTCAGTG CTATGAAGTCGGGCAGCATGGGGGGTGTTGTGCTCGCTGCcactcccctctcaccctcttctgTTCCCACTGCTCCCAACTCTCTACATCACCACCTCCCCTCTTCGCCACCAACCCCCCTGcctccacaccctccaccacctcctcctccttggtgCCTGCGGCTGCCTCCAATAAACATCTGGATGAGGAGAGGAGTAGAGGGGACAGTGCCAGCAATGCTGACACTCCAGAAGAGACCGCAGACAAGATCTTCACGAGTGGTGTTGATGGGAGTGTAGGGGATGAAAGGACAGAAATAGTGACTGCTTTGTTGTCTAGCGTGGATGTAACAGAGGAGAATGGTAATGAGAATAGAAGGGGTAgccatgatggtggtgatgatgatggtgacgccAAGTGGACAAACACGGACAGGACCAAAGAAGAGTCCTGTCAACCAGCACGTGGCCAGCATTCAACAACAGTGAGGACGGGTCCACAAGTGGAAACCTCATCCTCACAGCATTTCAGATGTCAGCTGCCTTCAGAGGTTTTCCCAGAACCAGGTCCCCTCACACTGAAtgaccctctctcactctcactcatgcAGGAACATAGCACAGACAGTACACCTCAGTGTGACATGGGCACAGCCTCAGTACTTCACTCCCAGGTCCTGGAacaacattcactcactcacagagatcAGCAACAAGGACCCTTACAGTTCCAACAGGCTTCTGAGATCCCTCCAACAAACTTTACAGAGCAGTCATTTAGAGAACAGGTGGAGAATAGAACTGTCTCACAAGGAACGACTGAACTGCAGAGTTGCAGTAGAAACAGTGTAGAATCACAGCACATGCACAAGGAAAGTAATGACAGGAATATGCTGAATGAAGACACTGTGACACTGAAAGACGTTAGTGGAAAAATCAAGTCCCAAGAGGAGAATCAAAATATTTATGATGGGGATAGTGACATAGAACCAGAGTCTGAAGAATGCTGGCCAAGTGATGGTGAACAGAGTGTGCACAGTGTATCAGCAAACACAGGGGGCCAGGAAGGAGGCAGTGTGAGGGGGGACAGTGTCAGGAGTGAAGAAGTCTCAGAAGTGCCTGGACAAAAGTGTCCTGAAAATGCTGGAGATCAGACGGGTACAATAGCCCCATCAGTCAGCCACCCAGACCTTCCTCCCACTGACTGCAGCTGCCAGCTCTGCGGTCACTGTTTTCCCAGGCTGCAGGATCTCCTCAGTCATGATTGCAGCCATCGCTTGGTGGACAGACCCACATCTTGTGCTGTCTGCTGCAAGACATTTTCCTCCACCAGCCTGCTGGAAAGACACCGGTGTGAAAAAGacggcaaagaaaaagaaactgatccAGGACTCCAAAGTCATGCTGATGATGACTTTTCCACACCGGTTGAAGTGGTGCAACGTGTACGGAATCGTTACATGGGGCGAAAAAGTAGGAAGTTGACATCCTTGGAAAAGACGCCGTCAGACGCGACGACACGGCCACAGTTCCAGTGTGATATATGCAGGACTGACTGCTGTACAGGGGAAGAGCTGCGGCGTCACAAGGCAGCCAAGCACAAGGAAGGGCGCCAGTTCCAGTGTGGGCAGTGTGGCAAGGTGCTGTGTACCATGCAGACCCTGCTCGCAcaccagagaacacacacag gagaCAAGCCCTACCCCTGCCCCCAGTGCCCATCCACCTTCCGCAGCGGCAGCAACCTGCGGGCccatctgcgcacccacacagGCCACACCCCGTACCTGTGCCCCCAGTGTGGCCGCAGCTTCAAGGAGATCACCCACCTCAAGAGGCACCTGGTCTCCCacag TGGAGAGAGGCCCCACCAGTGCCAGCAGTGTGGCAAGGCCTACGTGCACGCCACCTCCCTCAAGGAGCACCTGCTGTCCCACTCCACCAACCCCAGGACCTGGGTCTGTCACCAGTGCGGCAAGGCCTTCATCAACTCCAAGAGGCTCAAGGTCCACCTCAAAACACACAATGAGGAGGCCAAGCCCCCAAGCAAGACAGGCAGGCGCTACACCTGTCAGACGTGTGGCGCCACCTACCAGCAGGCCAGCTCCCTGTCTCGCCACAAGAAGCAGCACGAGCAAGGGGCCAGCAATCCTTACGCCTGCTCCGAGTGCGGCAAGACGTTCCGTGACAAGTACGAGCTGAAGAAACACGGCGCCCTCCACAGGCGGCATCTGCCGACCCACGGCGGGCTGAAGACCCCCAAGTGTCCTCAGTGTTGCAGAGGGTTCGCCGACTTCAAGTCTCTCCAGCATCACCTGCAGGAGGGGCAGTGCCAGTCGAAAGCTTACACCTGCCCCCAGTGTTCCAGAACCTTCTTCACTTCGCGAACACTGCGACAGCACCTCCAGTGTCACTCCTCCAACCACAACGTGTCCACTTCCCCGCCAGAAAAATCCCATGTGTGCGCTCAGTGCGGGGCGGCATACTTACGCGCTAGCTCTCTGATTCGACATCAGCGACTACACGAACCTAGGCAGGAGCAGAGTCCACGCTACCAGTGTCCGCAGTGTGATCGTTTATTCGGGGACTCCTCCCACCTCAAACGCCACCTGCTGTCGCACAACGGAGAGAAACCCTACGTGTGCGCCTCCTGTGGCAAAGCCTACGCCGACTCGCACACGCTCAAAGACCACATGCAGCTGCACACAGGCGTGCGCTCCTTTGTCTGCGAGGTGTGCGGCAAGGCCTTCTTCAGCGCCAAGAGGCTGAAAGAGCATGCGCGCTGTCATTCAGACCAGCGCCCCTACCAGTGCTCCCAGTGCTCGGCGGCTTACAAGCACTTGAGCGGGCTGATCTCACACCGACGGCTTCACTCAGGGCAGCGGCCATTCAGCTGTGAGCAGTGCAGCAAGACTTTCAAGGACTACTCGTGCTATAGGAGGCACCAGCTGACCCACAGTGCCCACAAGCCCCACGTGTGTCCGCACTGCGGCAAGGCCTACAAAGACCTGAAGAACCTGAGGCATCATCAGACACAGCTCCACGGCACCTTCACCTAG